From one Catenuloplanes nepalensis genomic stretch:
- a CDS encoding BlaI/MecI/CopY family transcriptional regulator, producing the protein MIRLGDLERAVMDVLWDGAGGGHTVRDVADALADRGLAYTTVMTVLDRLAGKGMVERERAGRAWSYRAAAAREAYIAQLMLDALDLAGSRDAALVRFARSVSGTEAEVLRSALTDEAGGGQR; encoded by the coding sequence GTGATACGGCTGGGTGACCTTGAGCGTGCGGTGATGGACGTCCTGTGGGACGGGGCCGGCGGGGGTCACACGGTGCGGGACGTAGCGGATGCGCTGGCGGACCGCGGCCTGGCCTACACGACCGTGATGACCGTGCTGGACCGGCTGGCCGGCAAGGGCATGGTGGAGCGGGAGCGCGCCGGCCGGGCCTGGAGCTACCGGGCCGCGGCGGCCCGCGAGGCCTATATCGCTCAGCTCATGCTGGACGCGCTGGACCTGGCCGGCAGCCGGGACGCGGCGCTGGTCCGGTTCGCCCGGTCGGTCAGCGGAACCGAGGCCGAGGTGCTGCGGAGCGCGCTGACGGACGAGGCCGGAGGCGGGCAACGATGA
- a CDS encoding M56 family metallopeptidase — MIHALHFAGGALLAYVTARVLARARWTWRIPRVAIVCWQLIGLGFGLSAIGVPLALGLDPYDAGPGTALRLLAADLTGGRLPEGLGVGHLAAIAVSLGIGATLAGTTIDSLIRAVRAQRRHRDLLTLVARDDPAAPGALVLDHPSAAAYCLPGLHPRVVVSAGTLSLLDRAQLAAVLEHERAHANERHDLVLLPFTALTRALPWARWLHAAAAMVALLVEMRADDRALERHAEGPLASALLRFATAGSRLTPSGALGAADRDVEARVQRLLARRRPARVRGAVALAAATTLVALPISLFLS, encoded by the coding sequence ATGATCCACGCGCTGCACTTCGCCGGCGGGGCGCTGCTCGCCTACGTGACCGCGCGGGTGCTGGCCCGGGCCCGGTGGACCTGGCGCATCCCGCGCGTCGCGATCGTCTGCTGGCAGCTGATCGGGCTGGGCTTCGGGCTGAGCGCGATCGGCGTACCGCTGGCGCTCGGTCTTGATCCCTATGACGCCGGCCCCGGCACCGCGCTGCGCCTGCTGGCCGCGGACCTGACCGGCGGGCGGCTTCCGGAAGGGCTCGGCGTCGGGCATCTCGCCGCGATCGCCGTCAGCCTCGGCATCGGCGCCACCCTCGCCGGGACCACGATCGACTCCCTGATCCGGGCGGTGCGGGCCCAGCGCCGCCACCGTGACCTGCTCACGCTCGTGGCACGCGACGATCCGGCCGCGCCCGGCGCGCTGGTGCTCGACCACCCGAGCGCGGCCGCCTACTGCCTGCCCGGCCTGCACCCGCGCGTGGTGGTCAGCGCCGGCACGCTGAGCCTGCTCGACCGCGCACAGCTGGCCGCGGTGCTGGAGCACGAGCGCGCACACGCGAACGAGCGGCACGACCTGGTGCTGCTGCCGTTCACCGCGCTGACCCGAGCGCTGCCGTGGGCCCGCTGGCTGCACGCGGCGGCCGCGATGGTGGCGCTCCTGGTCGAGATGCGCGCGGACGACCGGGCGCTGGAGCGGCACGCGGAGGGCCCGCTGGCGTCCGCGCTGCTGCGGTTCGCCACGGCCGGGTCGCGGCTCACGCCGTCCGGTGCGCTGGGCGCGGCCGACCGGGACGTGGAGGCGCGCGTGCAGCGGCTGCTGGCCCGCCGCCGCCCGGCACGGGTCCGGGGCGCGGTGGCGCTGGCGGCGGCGACGACGCTGGTCGCGCTGCCGATCTCGCTCTTCCTCTCCTGA
- a CDS encoding cytochrome ubiquinol oxidase subunit I, translating into MDTVEWARVQFGVTAGAHFLFVLVTLGLVTLLVAIEATWVITKRPGALRALRFWGTLYVTNYVVGIAGGIVMEFQFGLNWSGVSRVAGNVIGAPLAIETLVAFVLESTLLGLWIAGWHRIRPWAHLLLLCGVALTAYLSVFWIMVANAYLQNPVGHEIRPDGTAVLADPGPLLTNPALTLALVHVAGAALACGGFLMAGISAWHLLRHRTADDRALAFRPTARLGLLTGLAGLYLSFNSGWAQLGPVGAVQPTKFGEEAEKLAAATGFAARFGGQPADYLPPEWITIPYEVMQFTAFGLGIFVYLLPLLFRNWLLRWRWSLTLLVCAAPLPFVAAICGWLLREVGRAPFAIYGMLPAADAMTPRSPALAAASCLLFAVLVIGLGVLNWTLLLRVAGRGSNDPPLGRLDDPAAEPATKVLV; encoded by the coding sequence ATGGATACGGTCGAGTGGGCGCGGGTGCAGTTCGGCGTGACGGCGGGGGCGCATTTCCTGTTCGTCCTGGTCACGCTCGGCCTGGTCACGCTGCTGGTGGCGATCGAGGCCACCTGGGTGATCACCAAGCGCCCGGGAGCGCTGCGGGCGCTCCGCTTCTGGGGCACGCTCTACGTGACCAACTACGTGGTCGGCATCGCCGGCGGGATCGTGATGGAGTTCCAGTTCGGGCTGAACTGGAGCGGCGTCTCCCGGGTCGCCGGCAACGTGATCGGCGCGCCGCTGGCGATCGAGACGCTGGTCGCGTTCGTGCTGGAGTCCACGCTGCTCGGGCTCTGGATCGCCGGGTGGCACCGAATCCGGCCATGGGCGCACCTGCTGCTGCTCTGCGGCGTCGCGCTCACCGCGTACCTCTCGGTCTTCTGGATCATGGTCGCCAACGCCTACCTGCAGAACCCGGTCGGCCACGAGATCCGCCCGGACGGCACGGCCGTGCTGGCCGACCCCGGCCCGCTGCTGACCAACCCGGCGCTCACGCTCGCGCTGGTGCACGTGGCCGGCGCGGCCCTCGCCTGCGGTGGCTTCCTGATGGCCGGCATCTCCGCCTGGCACCTGCTCCGCCACCGGACGGCCGATGATCGCGCCCTCGCGTTCCGGCCGACCGCCCGCCTGGGCCTGCTGACCGGCCTCGCCGGGCTCTACCTCAGCTTCAACTCCGGCTGGGCGCAACTCGGCCCGGTCGGCGCGGTGCAGCCCACCAAATTCGGCGAGGAGGCCGAGAAGCTCGCGGCCGCCACCGGGTTCGCGGCCCGGTTCGGTGGGCAGCCCGCCGACTACCTGCCACCGGAGTGGATCACCATTCCGTACGAGGTCATGCAGTTCACCGCGTTCGGCCTGGGCATCTTCGTCTACCTGCTGCCGCTGCTGTTCCGCAACTGGCTGCTGCGCTGGCGCTGGTCCCTGACGCTGCTCGTCTGCGCCGCGCCGCTGCCGTTCGTGGCCGCGATCTGCGGCTGGCTGCTGCGCGAGGTCGGCCGGGCGCCGTTCGCGATCTACGGGATGCTGCCGGCCGCGGACGCGATGACGCCCCGCTCCCCCGCGCTGGCCGCCGCGTCCTGCCTGCTCTTCGCGGTGCTGGTGATCGGGCTCGGCGTCCTGAACTGGACGCTGCTGCTCCGCGTCGCCGGCCGCGGCTCAAACGATCCGCCGCTCGGCCGCCTGGACGACCCCGCCGCCGAGCCCGCCACGAAGGTGCTGGTCTGA
- a CDS encoding cytochrome d ubiquinol oxidase subunit II, which produces MFWILLLGALLAAYLTAAARDYGPALLGDRGGFDPRFFGRQVWLVATAGLLFGAFPVLEGELLARHAAVVTPALAGTVLATVAIPLRRRRLAALGSAIAAAGWGGLLGALLTNEPAGITVLAATVLALTATQGAALRADTTNTTRFALLTLGVVAAGTLAIPIFSGVRMGAPTTYPGMLLLVVLMGVLAVTAHAARRARWRLARVGITIALALPVAIVGLLTWPYALIPDPDGSGGETWRHTLADPATLRLLATAALPALPLALLAHLAAKSSWGSRVEGHSQEISRLWLT; this is translated from the coding sequence ATGTTCTGGATCCTGCTGCTCGGCGCGCTCCTGGCCGCCTACCTGACCGCCGCCGCCCGCGACTACGGCCCCGCGCTGCTCGGCGACCGCGGCGGGTTCGACCCGCGCTTCTTCGGCCGCCAGGTCTGGCTGGTCGCCACGGCCGGGCTGCTCTTCGGCGCGTTCCCGGTGCTGGAGGGCGAGCTGCTGGCCCGGCACGCCGCCGTGGTCACGCCCGCGCTGGCCGGGACGGTGCTGGCCACGGTCGCGATACCGCTGCGCCGGCGCCGGCTCGCCGCGCTCGGGTCCGCGATCGCGGCCGCGGGCTGGGGCGGTCTGCTCGGCGCGCTGCTCACGAACGAGCCGGCCGGCATCACGGTGCTGGCCGCGACCGTCCTCGCGCTGACCGCGACCCAGGGCGCGGCCCTGCGGGCCGACACCACGAACACGACACGATTCGCACTGCTCACTCTGGGTGTCGTCGCCGCCGGCACCCTCGCGATTCCGATCTTTTCGGGGGTACGGATGGGCGCTCCCACCACGTACCCCGGCATGCTCCTGCTCGTGGTCCTGATGGGTGTCCTCGCGGTGACGGCACATGCCGCGCGGCGCGCCCGGTGGCGACTCGCCCGCGTCGGCATCACGATCGCGCTCGCGCTCCCGGTGGCCATCGTCGGGCTCCTGACCTGGCCCTACGCGTTGATCCCGGATCCGGACGGCAGCGGCGGCGAGACCTGGCGGCACACGCTCGCGGACCCGGCCACGCTCCGGCTGCTCGCGACGGCCGCACTGCCCGCGCTCCCGCTGGCCCTGCTGGCCCATCTAGCCGCGAAAAGTTCCTGGGGAAGTCGGGTCGAAGGTCACTCGCAGGAGATCAGCCGGCTCTGGTTGACTTGA
- the cydD gene encoding thiol reductant ABC exporter subunit CydD, giving the protein MRPFDPRLLRRVPATRRHLALLGVFGVAAGILIISQATALAAALTAAWQGRLDTTALAAFVVTVVLRSGLTWAQGVVAARSAATVKAALRAELLGAVGARGPGWLGGQRAGEIATLTGRGLDALDNYFTGYLPQLIMGVTVPIAVLSRLVFADLTAAITIAATLPLIPVFGALLGWQAQAATERQWRRLSLLGGHFLDMVAGLPTLRVFGRARAQVEVVRRMADGHRIATMKTLRIAFLSALALELVATLSVALVAVPVGLRVLDGALTLQVALLLLLLAPEAYLPLRAAGARFHASMEGLTALDAAFTLSTLPPPDSHPVGAASTDAAGAATGAGAGGAAGSRAAGARAAGAGVGAAGARAAGAGVGAAGAGAAGAGAGVALRGSGAVRPASPAFGEIRFEDVTVEYDRTVALRNVSLTVTAGDRIAIIGPSGAGKSTLLGLLLGFVTPASGRVLIDDVDLATIDPAQWRRRLAWVPQQAHLFATTMAGNIRLGAPAATDAEVATAASAALLDDVIAALPDGLHTRLGERGHGLSSGQRQRVALARAFLRADAPLLLLDEPTARLDGGSEAAVLDASRRLVTGRTALLVAHRPALLGEAGRIVRIEDGHLTELPALVTT; this is encoded by the coding sequence ATGCGCCCCTTCGATCCCCGCCTGCTGCGGCGAGTGCCCGCGACCCGGCGCCACCTCGCCCTGCTGGGTGTGTTCGGGGTGGCCGCCGGGATTTTGATCATTTCGCAGGCGACCGCGCTCGCGGCCGCGCTGACCGCCGCCTGGCAGGGCCGGCTGGACACCACCGCGCTCGCCGCATTCGTCGTGACCGTCGTGCTGCGCTCGGGTCTGACCTGGGCGCAGGGTGTGGTCGCGGCCCGCAGCGCCGCCACCGTGAAGGCTGCGCTGCGTGCGGAGCTGCTCGGCGCGGTCGGCGCGCGCGGCCCGGGCTGGCTCGGCGGGCAGCGGGCCGGCGAGATCGCCACGCTGACCGGCCGCGGGCTCGACGCGCTGGACAACTACTTCACCGGCTACCTGCCGCAGCTGATCATGGGCGTGACCGTGCCGATCGCGGTGCTGTCCCGGCTGGTCTTCGCGGACCTGACCGCGGCCATCACGATCGCCGCGACCCTCCCGTTGATCCCGGTCTTCGGCGCACTGCTCGGCTGGCAGGCCCAGGCCGCGACCGAGCGGCAGTGGCGGCGGCTGTCGCTGCTCGGCGGCCACTTCCTCGACATGGTCGCCGGCCTGCCCACGCTGCGCGTCTTCGGCCGGGCCCGGGCACAGGTCGAGGTGGTCCGGCGGATGGCCGACGGCCACCGGATCGCGACCATGAAGACGCTGCGCATCGCGTTCCTCTCCGCGCTCGCGCTCGAACTCGTCGCCACGCTCTCCGTCGCGCTGGTCGCGGTCCCGGTCGGTCTGCGCGTGCTGGACGGCGCGCTCACGTTGCAGGTCGCACTGCTGTTGCTGCTGCTGGCCCCGGAGGCCTACCTTCCGCTGCGCGCCGCCGGCGCCCGGTTCCACGCCAGCATGGAGGGCCTGACCGCGCTCGACGCCGCGTTCACGCTCTCCACCCTCCCCCCGCCGGATTCGCACCCCGTCGGCGCGGCTTCCACCGACGCCGCTGGTGCTGCGACTGGTGCTGGTGCTGGCGGTGCCGCTGGTTCCCGTGCCGCCGGCGCCCGTGCCGCTGGTGCTGGGGTCGGTGCCGCTGGTGCCCGTGCCGCTGGCGCTGGGGTCGGTGCCGCTGGTGCTGGGGCCGCTGGTGCTGGGGCCGGTGTCGCTCTCCGGGGGTCCGGTGCGGTGCGGCCCGCGTCGCCGGCGTTCGGTGAGATCCGGTTCGAGGACGTCACCGTCGAATACGACCGGACGGTCGCGCTCCGGAACGTCTCGCTGACCGTGACCGCCGGCGACCGGATCGCGATCATCGGCCCGAGCGGCGCCGGCAAGAGCACGCTGCTCGGCCTGCTGCTCGGCTTCGTCACCCCCGCCTCCGGCCGGGTTCTCATCGACGACGTGGACCTGGCCACGATCGACCCGGCGCAGTGGCGCCGCCGGCTCGCCTGGGTGCCGCAGCAGGCCCACCTGTTCGCGACCACCATGGCCGGCAACATCCGGCTCGGCGCACCGGCCGCCACCGACGCCGAGGTCGCCACCGCCGCGAGCGCCGCGCTCCTCGACGACGTGATCGCCGCGCTGCCCGACGGCCTTCACACCCGCCTCGGCGAACGCGGCCACGGCCTCTCCAGCGGCCAGCGCCAGCGGGTCGCACTGGCCCGCGCCTTCCTGCGCGCCGACGCGCCGCTGCTGCTCCTCGACGAACCCACCGCCCGCCTGGACGGCGGCTCCGAGGCCGCGGTACTGGACGCCAGCCGCCGCCTGGTCACCGGCCGCACCGCGCTGCTGGTCGCCCACCGGCCCGCGCTGCTCGGCGAGGCCGGCCGCATCGTCCGCATCGAGGACGGCCACCTGACCGAACTCCCCGCCCTGGTGACGACATGA